The following coding sequences lie in one Microvirga sp. 17 mud 1-3 genomic window:
- a CDS encoding cytochrome c, with protein MRKAVAVLLGLVVLGAVAFMALTSPTAWQVLHGEPGMGQGVLADAGHRPDPEKGRLLFFAGGCSSCHAVPGQDDKMRLGGGYALKSPFGTFHVPNISPHKEDGIGAWTQADFVRAMREGVSPDGEHLYPSFPYTSYQHMNTADLGDLFAFLMTLPPVDGKAPPHDLPFPFNIRRGIGLWKLAFLDGHVFMPDPDRSAEWNRGAYLVEGPGHCAECHSERNALGAIIPERRFAGGPNPEGRGIAPNITPSPTGIGGWTPEELVTLLTTGETPTFDTVSGPMGSVVHNTAQLPEADRRAMAEYILSLPPRVGYKKPQ; from the coding sequence ATGCGAAAAGCCGTTGCCGTGCTCCTTGGGCTCGTCGTGCTCGGAGCCGTCGCCTTCATGGCGCTCACGTCTCCGACTGCCTGGCAGGTGCTGCACGGGGAGCCCGGCATGGGGCAGGGGGTTCTGGCGGATGCGGGGCACCGTCCCGATCCCGAAAAGGGCCGTCTTCTGTTCTTCGCCGGCGGCTGCTCCTCGTGCCATGCGGTTCCGGGGCAGGACGACAAGATGCGTCTCGGCGGCGGTTATGCGCTCAAGTCGCCATTCGGCACCTTCCACGTTCCCAACATCTCGCCCCACAAGGAAGACGGAATAGGCGCCTGGACTCAGGCCGATTTCGTACGCGCCATGCGCGAGGGCGTCTCGCCCGACGGGGAGCATCTCTACCCGTCCTTCCCGTATACGTCCTACCAGCACATGAACACCGCCGATCTCGGAGACCTGTTCGCTTTCCTGATGACCCTGCCGCCCGTAGACGGCAAGGCGCCGCCCCACGACCTGCCGTTCCCGTTCAACATCCGTCGCGGGATCGGGCTCTGGAAACTCGCCTTCCTGGACGGTCATGTCTTCATGCCGGATCCGGACCGGTCGGCCGAATGGAATCGCGGCGCCTATCTGGTGGAGGGGCCGGGGCATTGCGCCGAGTGCCATAGCGAGCGCAACGCACTGGGCGCCATCATCCCCGAGCGGCGCTTCGCAGGCGGGCCCAATCCCGAGGGCCGCGGCATCGCCCCCAACATCACCCCGAGCCCGACCGGTATCGGCGGCTGGACGCCCGAGGAGTTGGTCACGCTGCTCACGACCGGTGAGACGCCGACATTCGACACGGTGAGCGGGCCGATGGGCTCCGTGGTCCACAATACGGCCCAATTGCCGGAGGCGGACCGCCGGGCGATGGCGGAGTACATCCTCTCCCTGCCGCCCCGGGTGGGCTACAAGAAGCCGCAATAG
- the lysM gene encoding peptidoglycan-binding protein LysM translates to MGLFKFIKEAGAKLFGGDAHAATPDSLKKEVQGHGFDANKLGIDVQGDKVKLSGQAVSQEEAEKIILSLGNTYGVAEVDTSDLQVQQPAKQSTMYTVQKGDTLWAIAEKHYGKGQGAKYTEIVKANSPPVKNPDMIQPGWVLRIPDLA, encoded by the coding sequence ATGGGTCTGTTCAAGTTCATCAAGGAGGCGGGAGCGAAGCTGTTCGGCGGGGACGCCCATGCGGCGACCCCGGACAGCCTGAAGAAGGAAGTGCAGGGCCACGGTTTCGATGCGAACAAGCTCGGCATCGACGTCCAGGGCGACAAGGTGAAGCTCTCCGGCCAGGCGGTCAGCCAGGAGGAGGCGGAAAAGATCATCCTGTCCCTCGGCAATACCTACGGAGTGGCCGAGGTCGATACCTCCGACCTTCAGGTGCAGCAGCCCGCAAAACAATCGACCATGTATACCGTCCAGAAGGGCGACACCCTCTGGGCCATCGCCGAGAAGCATTACGGCAAGGGCCAGGGCGCCAAGTACACCGAGATCGTGAAGGCCAATTCGCCGCCGGTGAAGAACCCGGACATGATCCAACCCGGCTGGGTCCTGCGGATTCCAGATCTCGCCTGA
- a CDS encoding rhodanese-like domain-containing protein, whose protein sequence is MNGPIPVVDLNRDDIKKGLSDGSILLVDVREPQEFTAGHIPGAVSHPLSTFDPDALPADRRIVFSCAAGVRSLRAIEFAQAAGRDLREHYKGGFKDWINAGEPIE, encoded by the coding sequence ATGAACGGCCCGATTCCCGTCGTCGATCTCAACCGGGACGATATCAAGAAGGGACTGAGCGACGGATCCATCCTGCTCGTGGATGTGCGGGAGCCGCAGGAATTTACCGCAGGTCACATCCCGGGCGCGGTATCCCATCCCCTGTCGACCTTCGATCCCGACGCACTGCCGGCGGACCGGCGCATCGTGTTCTCCTGTGCGGCCGGTGTCCGCTCGCTGCGGGCCATCGAGTTCGCCCAGGCCGCGGGGCGCGACCTCCGCGAGCATTACAAGGGCGGGTTCAAGGACTGGATCAACGCGGGCGAGCCCATCGAATAG
- a CDS encoding helix-turn-helix domain-containing protein yields the protein MGVEGKERHRELETGAQVISGHLGKTIQRLRKAYNLSLSELAEQSGVAKSIISQIERNETNPTLATIWRLSQALDVSIERVLASSDEEPFIEKSTRADTPILVSEDGKVRLAIIGWLKTIEWLQWYDVQAEPGGVLDSDGHQRGSIECLSVLDGEFEVEVGDIVQRAKAGETLRYRCDRRHTVRAVGTKPGHATMVCILKAAVMD from the coding sequence ATGGGCGTCGAAGGCAAGGAGAGGCACCGGGAACTGGAGACCGGCGCACAGGTCATTTCCGGCCATTTGGGCAAGACCATTCAGCGGCTGCGCAAGGCCTACAACCTCTCCCTGTCAGAGCTTGCCGAGCAGTCCGGCGTGGCGAAATCGATCATCAGCCAGATCGAGAGGAACGAGACCAACCCTACTCTCGCGACCATCTGGCGCCTGAGCCAAGCCCTCGACGTGTCCATCGAGCGCGTCCTCGCCTCCAGCGACGAGGAACCTTTCATCGAGAAATCGACCCGGGCCGATACGCCTATCCTGGTCTCCGAGGACGGCAAGGTCCGCTTGGCTATCATCGGCTGGCTGAAGACCATCGAGTGGCTGCAATGGTACGACGTGCAGGCGGAGCCGGGCGGTGTGCTCGATTCCGACGGCCACCAGCGCGGCTCCATCGAGTGCCTGTCCGTCCTCGACGGGGAGTTCGAGGTGGAGGTCGGCGACATCGTCCAGCGGGCCAAGGCCGGCGAGACCCTCCGCTATCGCTGCGACCGCCGCCATACGGTGCGCGCCGTCGGCACCAAGCCGGGCCATGCCACCATGGTGTGCATTCTCAAGGCCGCCGTGATGGATTGA
- a CDS encoding cytochrome c translates to MKRSVVVAGILAIGVTAAFAQQADVIAERQKLMKENADHSRTIGAMLKDQAPFDLSKVQSALKTFAHTGKEAHVLFPDNSKDGKSKAMPTVWEKKGEFEALLSKFEKDSQEALVAVKDEASFKAEMPKVLQNCGTCHKTFRQPVG, encoded by the coding sequence ATGAAGCGTAGTGTTGTTGTTGCCGGCATCCTGGCAATCGGGGTGACGGCGGCGTTCGCGCAGCAGGCCGACGTGATCGCCGAGCGGCAGAAGCTGATGAAGGAAAATGCCGATCATTCCCGCACCATCGGCGCCATGCTCAAGGATCAGGCTCCGTTCGACCTTTCCAAGGTGCAGTCGGCGCTCAAGACCTTTGCCCATACGGGCAAGGAGGCGCATGTCCTCTTCCCGGACAATTCCAAGGACGGCAAGTCCAAGGCGATGCCGACGGTCTGGGAGAAGAAGGGGGAGTTCGAGGCCCTCCTCAGCAAGTTCGAGAAGGATTCACAGGAAGCGCTCGTTGCCGTGAAGGACGAGGCCAGCTTCAAGGCCGAGATGCCGAAGGTGCTCCAGAACTGCGGCACCTGCCACAAGACCTTCCGCCAGCCGGTCGGCTAG
- the puuE gene encoding allantoinase PuuE — protein MAETSYPRDLVGYGRNPPHPHWPDGARIAVQFVVNYEEGGENCILHGDRASEAFLSEIVGAAPWPGQRHMSMESIYEYGSRAGFWRLWRMFTERSLPVTVYGVATALARNPDAVAAMKEAEWEIASHGLKWIDYKDFSSDEERAHMREAIRIHTEVTGSRPLGWYTGRTSEHTNRLVAEEGGFLYSADSYADDLPYWEESPKGPLLIVPYTLDANDMRFATPQGFNSGDQFFAYLKDTFDTLYEEGENAPKMMSVGLHCRLAGRPGRAAALARFLDYVMSHEGVWVTRRIDIARHWIRHHRPAGLKPSTMTKAVFVELYGDVFEHSPWIAERAYDDGFTSAQDTAEGLHAAMVHVLSQATREQKLALIRAHPDLAGRLKLADLTDDSRGEQSSAGLDSLTEEERDRFLALNDSYRQKFGFPFIMAVKGRSKEEILAAFEERLQHDAEREFDTAIVQIELIALLRLKDRLPSLADVFSSLA, from the coding sequence ATGGCCGAGACCTCCTATCCCCGCGACCTCGTCGGCTACGGCCGGAATCCGCCCCATCCCCATTGGCCTGATGGGGCCAGGATCGCGGTCCAGTTCGTCGTGAATTACGAGGAGGGCGGCGAGAACTGCATCCTCCATGGGGACCGGGCCTCCGAGGCCTTTTTGTCGGAGATCGTCGGCGCCGCGCCCTGGCCGGGCCAGCGGCACATGAGCATGGAATCGATCTACGAATACGGCTCCCGCGCCGGATTCTGGCGTCTGTGGCGCATGTTCACGGAGCGCAGCCTGCCGGTCACCGTCTACGGCGTCGCCACCGCCCTGGCGCGCAATCCGGACGCCGTCGCGGCCATGAAGGAGGCCGAGTGGGAGATCGCGAGCCACGGGCTCAAATGGATCGACTACAAGGATTTCTCCTCCGACGAGGAGCGCGCGCATATGCGCGAGGCCATCCGCATTCACACGGAGGTCACGGGCAGCCGCCCGCTCGGCTGGTATACGGGCCGCACCTCGGAGCACACCAACCGGCTCGTGGCCGAGGAGGGCGGCTTCCTCTACAGCGCGGATTCCTACGCGGACGATCTGCCCTATTGGGAGGAAAGCCCGAAGGGGCCGCTCCTGATTGTGCCCTACACGCTCGACGCCAACGATATGCGCTTCGCGACGCCGCAGGGCTTCAATTCGGGCGACCAGTTCTTCGCCTATCTGAAGGATACGTTCGACACGCTTTATGAAGAGGGCGAGAACGCGCCCAAGATGATGTCGGTGGGCCTGCATTGCCGGCTCGCCGGAAGGCCCGGTCGGGCGGCGGCGCTTGCACGCTTTCTCGACTACGTCATGTCCCACGAGGGCGTCTGGGTGACCCGGCGCATCGACATCGCACGCCACTGGATCCGGCATCATCGTCCGGCGGGTCTCAAGCCCAGCACCATGACCAAGGCGGTCTTCGTGGAGCTTTATGGCGACGTGTTCGAACATTCACCCTGGATCGCCGAGCGCGCCTATGACGACGGGTTCACCTCGGCCCAGGATACGGCCGAGGGCCTGCATGCTGCCATGGTGCACGTGCTCTCGCAGGCGACCCGGGAGCAGAAGCTCGCACTCATCCGTGCGCATCCGGACCTTGCCGGGCGGCTCAAGCTCGCGGACCTCACGGACGATTCCCGCGGCGAGCAATCCTCCGCGGGCCTCGACAGCCTCACGGAAGAGGAGCGCGACCGGTTCCTGGCCCTCAACGATTCCTACCGCCAGAAATTCGGCTTCCCGTTCATCATGGCCGTGAAGGGACGGTCGAAGGAGGAGATCCTGGCGGCCTTCGAGGAGCGCCTCCAGCACGATGCGGAGCGCGAGTTCGACACCGCCATCGTGCAGATCGAGCTCATCGCCCTCCTGCGCCTGAAGGACCGCCTTCCGTCGCTCGCCGACGTGTTCTCGTCCCTGGCCTAA